One Salarias fasciatus chromosome 22, fSalaFa1.1, whole genome shotgun sequence DNA segment encodes these proteins:
- the eloa gene encoding elongin-A has product MADELLETAQRLHSRLRENPEPRKLLKTLRRLGEFPMTVDILVETGVGKTVNSFRRHEAAGEVAKSLVAKWKKLVPQSADRSNTHTKEASRSYAHSRGDGHRHPREPSPEEERSYVAEEEEEEEVEQEEEEEEEEEEEERGYHTNYSPSPPRHNQYSPPQRAGYHSDEYESPEPEPEPEPEPEPSPPPPSPPPPRKEVRHAKPNKDPGRNHHHSRDKDEERRQRHAQTSADRGGGEGKKRERQQSPVHKSAKHSKKSTLQDSRREEKKKGGDDGLKRAPKDSPSKEEEDDFETPTMSFESFLTYDAPTPVKKKKKPSQPPPPSSSSSSHSRPSQSSSSTSSSHRSRTSPPVSSSSSSSKTSKASKANGAQSNKRSHSGSSSSAAGATSEKRRRVVEAVPTLPEIPLPAIQPNYRPLPSIDVTPLSPQRRKVPAYNDEDSAGFTGKRFNSKMVVYSGSKTSYLPRMMTLYEQCIRVLQNNINSIAEVGGVPFDILEPVLERCTPEQLYRIEQSNQCFTEDSDELWMRHCKRDFKRETPQEYESWRELYLRLHDEREERLRMLTSHISSAHANKPKGRQVKMAYVNSVAKPPRDVRRRQEKFGTTSGSSASSIAAAAPIKMRPAPDYSGESSRLSSSQESPSPSSSRSSAPGGGGGGGSGGGHAARDKPQVKKIAPMMAKTIKAFKNRFSRR; this is encoded by the exons GAAACTGGGGTGGGAAAAACTGTGAACTCTTTTCGGAGACATGAAGCAGCCGGAGAAGTTGCAAAAAGCCTTGTGGCCAAATGGAAGAAACTGGTTCCTCAATCTGCCGACAG gtCTAACACCCACACCAAAGAGGCCTCTCGTTCGTATGCACATTCTCGAGGCGATGGGCACAGGCATCCCCGAGAGCCCTCACCAGAAGAAGAGCGCTCTTatgtggcggaggaggaggaggaggaggaagtagaacaagaagaggaggaggaggaggaagaagaagaagaggagagaggttACCACACCAATTACTCACCCTCACCACCTCGACACAACCAGTACAGCCCCCCGCAGCGAGCCGGATACCACTCAGATGAGTACGAGAgccctgagcctgagcctgaacCCGAGCCCGAGCCCGAGCCCagccctccacctccctcccctcctcctcctcgcaaAGAGGTACGCCATGCCAAACCAAACAAGGACCCCGGTAGGAATCATCACCACAGCAGGGACAAAGATGAGGAACGGCGACAACGTCACGCACAGACGAGTGCCGATCGAGGAGGAGGCGAGGGGAAGAAGCGGGAGAGGCAGCAGAGTCCAGTCCATAAATCTGCCAAACACAGCAAGAAATCGACCttgcaggacagcaggagggaggagaagaagaaaggaggcgATGATG GGTTAAAACGAGCGCCGAAGGACTCCCCatcaaaggaggaggaagacgattTTGAGACGCCCACCATGTCTTTTGAGTCCTTCCTCACGTACGACGCCCCAACGCctgtcaagaagaagaagaaaccatcACAGCCTCCCCCGCCGTCGTCGTCATCTTCATCGCACAGTCGCCCCTCtcagtcttcctcctccacatcaTCTTCCCATCGCAGCCGCACATCTCcgcccgtctcctcctcctcctcttcctccaagACGAGCAAAGCCAGCAAGGCGAACGGTGCGCAGAGCAACAAGAGGTCACACTCAGGCTCCAGTTCATCAGCAGCTGGGGCAACATCAGAGAAACGCCGCAGG GTTGTTGAAGCTGTTCCGACTCTCCCTGAAATCCCTTTGCCGGCAATTCAACCCAACTACAGACCTCTGCCCTCAATTGATGTCACGCCGCTCTCCCCTCAGAGACGCAAAG ttCCTGCGTACAACGACGAGGACAGCGCCGGATTTACAGGGAAGCGATTCAACTCCAAGATGGTGGTTTACTCAGGCTCCAAGACGTCCTACCTGCCCAGGATGATGACCCTGTACGAGCAGTGTATCCGCGTgctgcagaacaacatcaaCT CCATCGCGGAGGTGGGAGGGGTCCCCTTCGACATCCTGGAGCCGGTCCTGGAGCGATGCACCCCAGAGCAGCTGTACCGCATCGAGCAGAGCAACCAG TGTTTCACTGAGGATTCGGACGAGCTCTGGATGCGTCACTGCAAGCGTGACTTCAAGCGGGAGACTCCTCAGGAGTACGAGTCCTGGAGGGAGCTGTATCTGCGGCTGCACGACGAGCGCGAGGAGCGGCTGAGGATGCTCACGTCCCACATCTCGTCTGCGCACGCCAACAAGCCCAAAG gaCGGCAGGTGAAGATGGCGTACGTGAACTCTGTTGCCAAGCCGCCGCGTGACGTCCGGCGCCGGCAGGAGAAGTTTGGCACCACCAGCGGCTCGTCGGCCTCCTCCATCGCTGCTGCCGCGCCCATCAA AATGAGGCCAGCTCCAGATTATTCTGGTGAATCCAGCCGCCTTTCCTCATCCCAGGAGAGCCCGTCTCCCAGCTCATCCCGTTCCTCAGcaccaggcggcggcggcggcggcggcagcggaggAGGACACGCTGCCCGCGATAAGCCACAGGTCAAAA AAATCGCCCCGATGATGGCCAAAACTATCAAAGCATTCAAGAATAGATTCTCCCGTCGATAG